The DNA region TCGCGCGGGCGAGGCTGACCCGCTTCTGCATGCCGCCCGACAGTTCGGACGGGTACAACTCGCCGACGTCCGGTGCGAGGCCGACGTTCCCCAGTTTCTGGATCGCGATCTCCTTGGCCTGGCGGCGGCCCATGCCTTGGCCCTGGATCAGGCGGAAGGCCACATTCTCCCAGACCGGCAGGCTGTCGAACAGGGCGGCCCCTTGGAACAGCATGCCGAACCGTCGCATGACCTCCTCGCGCTCGCGCCCGCGCAGCCCGACCGTGTTCCGGCCGTCGATTTCGATGGTGCCTTGGTCGGGTATCAGCAGGCCCAGGATGCACTTCAGCGTCACCGATTTGCCGGTGCCCGAGCCTCCGATGATGACGACCGACTCACCCGCGCCGACGTCCAGATCGACGCCGTTCAGCACGCGCTTGTCGCCGAAGCGCTTGTGCACGTCGCACAGGCGGATCTTGGGTGTGCCGGGGACGGCCGCCATGGCGTGGCTCACCGCGAGAAGAAGACGCCGGTGAGCATGTAGTTGCTCACCAGGATCAGGATGCTGGAGGAGACCACCGCATTGGTGGTGGCGGCGCCCACGCCCTGGGCGCCGCCCCGGGAATGGAACCCGTGGTAGCAGCCCATCAGCGCGATCACGAACCCGAACATCGCCGCCTTCACCAGGCCCGACACCACGTCCATGAGTTCGAGGAACTGCCAGCTCCGCTGGATGTAGCCGCCGGGGTTGAAGTCGAGCACGTAGACGCTGACCAGGAACCCGCCGAACACGCCGATGACGTCGGCCACCAGCACCAGCAGCGGCAGCATGGTCAGCCCGGCGATCAGCCGCGGGACGATCAGGTACTTGAACGGATTGGTCGACAGCGTCGTCAGGGCGTCGATCTGTTCGGTGACCCGCATGGTGCCGATCTCGGCGGCCATGGCGGCGCCGATGCGCCCGGCCACCATCAGGCCGGCGAGCACGGGGCCGAGTTCGCGGGTGATCGACAGGATGACGACGGTGGCGATGGCGCCTTCGGCCTGGAAGCGGGCGAAGCCGGTATAGCTTTGCAGCGCCAGGACCATGCCCGTGAACAGCGCGGTGAGCCCGACGACCGGCAGGGAGTAGTAGCCGATGTCGATCATCTGCCGCCGGATAAGGCGCAGGTAGATGGGCGGTCGCACGCAATGGCTTGCCGCCAAGGCCGCGAAGACCGCGATGCGCCCCGCCGCCTGCAGGAAGACGACGAAGGCGCCGCCGATGCCCCTTAGAAAGCCCATGACGCCTCCAGCGGGCGCGGCGGGGCGGTGGCCGGCGCGGGGGCGCCCACGCCCAGATAGACCCGGTGGTGGCGGGGGCCGAGC from Azospirillaceae bacterium includes:
- a CDS encoding ATP-binding cassette domain-containing protein, with translation MAAVPGTPKIRLCDVHKRFGDKRVLNGVDLDVGAGESVVIIGGSGTGKSVTLKCILGLLIPDQGTIEIDGRNTVGLRGREREEVMRRFGMLFQGAALFDSLPVWENVAFRLIQGQGMGRRQAKEIAIQKLGNVGLAPDVGELYPSELSGGMQKRVSLARAIATEPEIIFFDEPTTGLDPIMADVINDLIVKCVRDLGATALSITHDMASARKISDRIAMIHQGRIIWQGPTSQVDASGDAHVDQFIHGRAEGPIQMAVRRL
- a CDS encoding ABC transporter permease, yielding MGFLRGIGGAFVVFLQAAGRIAVFAALAASHCVRPPIYLRLIRRQMIDIGYYSLPVVGLTALFTGMVLALQSYTGFARFQAEGAIATVVILSITRELGPVLAGLMVAGRIGAAMAAEIGTMRVTEQIDALTTLSTNPFKYLIVPRLIAGLTMLPLLVLVADVIGVFGGFLVSVYVLDFNPGGYIQRSWQFLELMDVVSGLVKAAMFGFVIALMGCYHGFHSRGGAQGVGAATTNAVVSSSILILVSNYMLTGVFFSR